One window from the genome of Hydrogenimonas thermophila encodes:
- a CDS encoding OmpH family outer membrane protein — protein sequence MRIDSAGSYGSFENLYKDRVSISKDTLDEAKRIDRSADEAIVIFDKQIISLKQDTLNTLQDIYKNDFIERDGIFIAKGVAKDYLNKISNFVLNDLKVAEADKNRDGVISVAESLDLKRVVNLQNGSLDRARDHLPSEIVKEMSTDNSYFMSTSEIIDLHINIDKNRDGKVTVDEIVEDMAQRAGSEDRYEDILEKLQKELEKLQKELGRLNQELQLSVDDNRKEMLLKQIRFVSTKMNTVIAEIEEIMEQLSK from the coding sequence ATGAGAATAGATAGTGCAGGTTCATATGGATCATTTGAAAATTTATATAAAGATAGAGTTTCAATCTCAAAAGATACATTGGATGAAGCTAAGAGAATTGATAGAAGTGCAGATGAAGCTATTGTTATATTTGACAAGCAGATCATATCTCTTAAACAAGATACATTAAACACATTGCAAGATATATATAAAAATGATTTTATTGAACGAGATGGTATCTTTATAGCAAAAGGTGTAGCGAAAGATTATCTAAATAAAATCTCAAACTTTGTCTTAAATGATCTAAAGGTAGCAGAAGCTGATAAAAATAGAGATGGAGTTATAAGTGTAGCTGAGTCTTTAGATCTAAAAAGAGTCGTTAATTTACAAAATGGTTCGTTAGATAGAGCAAGAGATCATTTACCATCAGAGATTGTTAAAGAGATGAGCACAGATAACTCATATTTTATGTCAACCAGTGAAATAATAGATCTTCATATAAACATAGATAAAAATAGAGATGGAAAAGTAACTGTTGATGAGATAGTTGAAGATATGGCTCAAAGAGCCGGTTCAGAAGATAGATATGAAGATATTTTAGAAAAGTTACAAAAGGAGTTGGAAAAATTGCAAAAAGAGTTGGGGCGGTTAAATCAAGAGTTACAGTTAAGTGTTGATGATAATAGAAAAGAGATGCTTTTAAAAC